In a single window of the Sulfurimonas sp. hsl 1-7 genome:
- the lpdA gene encoding dihydrolipoyl dehydrogenase has product MDRYEVVIIGAGPGGYQAALELGKAGKKVLLIDKEKKKIGGTCLNVGCIPTKNYLHNAEFISKIEHFIDSGVDLQYGGLDLGRLQTKTTALIDEIRGGVVWMLDQASVALLYGEATFVDHQTIQVDDKTIEFEKCIIATGSKPRELKLLPFDSKQIISSNDIFTLEALPKSITIVGSGAIGCEAASFFNAFGVKVTLLSRGEMILSKEDIDVAKALKRVFKREGINLIDSAVIESVIKKDDGVELIVRAQENEQVLKSDLVLSVSGRIPNTAELNLEDAEVQLDSKGFIEINEAFQTTNSNIYAVGDCINTPGLAHTAYKEGKITAYNIINSDSKPNIHISPSTVYTNPQVASCGLKESDAYNEAVDIEVKKVYFKANAKAKILGDDSGFAKVILSKTDGTILGAAIIGVEATEIIHELVFAVEKKLTIDELRDVIHAHPSVSEIISYL; this is encoded by the coding sequence ATGGATAGATATGAAGTAGTAATAATCGGAGCAGGCCCGGGAGGCTATCAGGCAGCATTAGAGCTTGGAAAAGCAGGTAAAAAAGTATTACTGATCGACAAAGAAAAAAAGAAGATCGGCGGAACCTGCTTAAATGTCGGATGTATCCCTACGAAAAACTATCTTCATAATGCCGAATTTATATCTAAAATAGAGCATTTTATAGACTCCGGTGTAGATCTTCAATACGGAGGACTCGATCTAGGACGCTTGCAAACAAAGACCACTGCACTTATAGATGAGATTAGAGGCGGTGTGGTATGGATGCTTGACCAAGCAAGTGTTGCACTGCTTTACGGGGAAGCAACATTTGTCGATCATCAAACCATCCAAGTTGATGACAAAACAATAGAGTTTGAAAAATGTATTATAGCTACTGGTTCAAAACCAAGAGAGTTAAAACTTTTACCGTTTGACTCCAAACAGATCATCTCAAGCAACGATATCTTTACCCTCGAAGCACTTCCAAAGTCTATTACGATAGTTGGAAGCGGTGCCATAGGGTGTGAAGCGGCATCTTTTTTCAATGCATTTGGTGTAAAAGTAACACTTCTAAGCAGAGGTGAGATGATACTCTCTAAAGAGGATATAGATGTTGCCAAGGCTCTTAAACGTGTATTTAAAAGAGAAGGGATTAATCTAATAGACTCTGCTGTAATAGAGAGTGTAATAAAAAAAGATGATGGCGTTGAACTTATTGTTCGAGCGCAAGAGAATGAACAGGTACTAAAGAGTGATCTTGTTTTAAGCGTGAGCGGGCGAATACCCAATACTGCCGAGTTAAATTTAGAAGATGCAGAGGTTCAACTTGATTCCAAAGGTTTTATAGAGATAAATGAAGCATTTCAAACGACAAATAGTAATATCTACGCCGTGGGTGATTGCATAAACACACCCGGACTTGCACATACAGCTTACAAAGAGGGGAAAATCACCGCTTACAACATTATAAATTCTGATTCAAAACCAAATATACACATATCACCATCTACTGTCTATACAAATCCGCAAGTGGCAAGCTGCGGTTTAAAAGAGAGCGATGCATACAATGAAGCGGTTGATATAGAGGTAAAAAAAGTATATTTCAAAGCAAATGCAAAAGCAAAAATCTTAGGCGACGATTCCGGCTTTGCAAAAGTTATACTCTCCAAAACAGACGGTACCATTTTAGGTGCGGCTATTATTGGTGTAGAAGCTACGGAGATCATCCATGAGCTTGTATTTGCCGTAGAGAAAAAACTCACCATAGATGAGCTAAGAGATGTAATTCATGCCCATCCAAGCGTGTCGGAGATTATAAGTTATCTATAA
- a CDS encoding acyl carrier protein, whose amino-acid sequence MNKEELQNMIVKEILEIAPDVEEDEIEFNENIQRSLEIDSFDFLKILTAMHEKTGVEVPEADYAKVGSVEDMANYFIDNL is encoded by the coding sequence ATGAATAAAGAAGAGTTACAAAATATGATCGTAAAAGAGATACTTGAGATTGCACCCGATGTTGAAGAGGATGAGATAGAGTTTAATGAAAATATACAACGCTCGCTAGAGATAGATTCTTTTGATTTTTTAAAGATCTTAACTGCTATGCATGAAAAGACAGGTGTTGAAGTTCCTGAAGCTGATTATGCAAAAGTGGGTTCAGTTGAAGATATGGCGAACTATTTTATAGATAACTTATAA
- a CDS encoding dihydrolipoamide acetyltransferase family protein: MSEFVMPSLGADMESAILMEWHVKEGDKVSKGDVIAEVETSKGVIEIEVFEDGIVEKLLVEEETECKVGTPLAIIASDANESVEVKVEEKVEVEPPKEVIQQEELEPKKEVKLEPQEEPVVKVQSRELKISPAARKRAEELGIDISTITPIDGVIQLAQLEALNPQEVKVVVKEEKPQEKKKSETKDTKEGMRQAIAAAMSKSNAEIPHYYLSTSINMTPALEYLEELNKQRSIKERILPIAMLIRAVALALQEVPELNGFWHEEELHISKAIHPGIAIALRKGGLITPALLNADIMNLNDTMDSLSNLITRTRAGKLRSSELMAQTITITNLGDLGVDSVFGVIYPPQVAVIGFGIIKDAPWAEGDALCVRKVMQATLAGDHRATDGRVGAKFLDKLNNVLQNPKELL, encoded by the coding sequence ATGAGTGAATTTGTAATGCCGAGTCTCGGTGCCGATATGGAGTCCGCCATTTTAATGGAGTGGCATGTAAAAGAGGGTGACAAAGTTAGCAAAGGAGATGTGATAGCCGAAGTTGAAACCTCTAAAGGTGTTATAGAGATAGAGGTTTTTGAAGACGGCATAGTTGAAAAGCTTTTGGTGGAGGAGGAGACCGAATGTAAGGTTGGCACCCCATTAGCGATAATAGCTTCAGATGCAAATGAGAGTGTAGAGGTAAAAGTAGAAGAAAAAGTAGAGGTTGAACCGCCAAAAGAGGTGATACAACAAGAGGAGCTAGAGCCTAAAAAGGAAGTGAAGTTAGAACCTCAAGAGGAACCTGTTGTAAAGGTTCAAAGCAGAGAACTGAAAATCTCACCCGCAGCTAGAAAAAGAGCTGAGGAGTTAGGTATAGACATTTCAACGATAACGCCAATAGATGGTGTTATTCAGCTTGCTCAGTTAGAGGCTTTAAATCCACAAGAGGTAAAAGTGGTTGTTAAAGAGGAAAAACCTCAAGAGAAGAAAAAGAGTGAAACCAAAGATACTAAAGAGGGTATGCGTCAAGCTATAGCAGCAGCTATGAGCAAATCAAATGCCGAGATACCACACTACTATCTTTCAACTTCTATAAATATGACTCCTGCTTTAGAGTATTTGGAAGAGTTGAATAAGCAAAGAAGTATCAAAGAGAGAATACTCCCTATTGCTATGTTGATACGTGCAGTGGCATTGGCTTTACAAGAGGTGCCCGAGTTAAACGGTTTTTGGCATGAAGAGGAACTGCACATAAGTAAAGCGATCCATCCCGGAATTGCTATAGCTCTAAGAAAAGGCGGTTTGATAACACCGGCACTTTTAAATGCAGATATTATGAACTTGAATGATACTATGGATTCGCTGAGTAATTTAATAACAAGGACTCGTGCAGGTAAACTGCGTTCGAGTGAATTGATGGCTCAGACAATTACGATTACAAACTTAGGAGATTTGGGAGTTGACAGCGTATTTGGCGTAATATACCCGCCGCAAGTTGCAGTGATTGGATTTGGTATCATAAAAGATGCTCCTTGGGCCGAAGGGGATGCACTTTGTGTAAGAAAAGTGATGCAGGCGACACTAGCTGGGGATCACCGCGCAACAGACGGCAGAGTCGGTGCAAAGTTTTTAGATAAATTAAATAATGTTTTACAAAATCCAAAGGAGTTATTATGA
- a CDS encoding alpha-ketoacid dehydrogenase subunit beta produces MAETTYREAVRAAIDDAMSSDERVFLMGEDVGHYGGCYAVSMGLLEKFGEQRIIDTPLSESTFTGAGIGAALNGMRPIVEIMTVNFSLLALDQIMNNAATLLHMSGGQFNVPLVIRMATGGGKQLGAQHSHSLEGWFAHIPGLKILTPATVQDAYDMVGLALKDPNPVLVFENALLYNDKGELDTSAKPLPIGKAKIEKEGKDVTILTYGISLFKSLEAAQTLAEEGINAEVIDLRSLRPLDDETIMASIAKTHRVVIVDEGWKSGSLSAEIMARINEQAFYELDAPMARVCTAEVPLPYAKHLEDAALPQADKIVETVKKMVGVS; encoded by the coding sequence ATGGCTGAGACAACGTATCGCGAGGCTGTAAGAGCTGCTATAGATGATGCTATGAGTAGTGATGAGCGAGTATTTTTAATGGGTGAAGATGTCGGACATTACGGTGGATGTTATGCTGTAAGCATGGGGCTTCTAGAGAAGTTTGGTGAGCAAAGGATTATAGATACTCCGCTTAGTGAATCTACATTTACGGGTGCGGGAATCGGTGCAGCATTAAACGGCATGCGCCCGATTGTAGAGATTATGACAGTGAACTTCAGCCTTTTAGCACTTGATCAGATAATGAATAATGCTGCAACACTTTTACATATGTCGGGTGGACAGTTCAATGTTCCTTTAGTTATACGTATGGCAACAGGTGGGGGCAAACAGCTTGGAGCTCAGCATTCACACTCGCTTGAAGGCTGGTTCGCACATATTCCCGGTTTAAAGATCTTAACTCCGGCTACCGTTCAAGATGCATACGATATGGTCGGTTTAGCACTCAAAGACCCCAACCCTGTACTTGTATTTGAAAATGCACTCCTTTATAATGATAAGGGTGAGCTTGATACAAGTGCAAAACCGCTTCCTATAGGTAAAGCAAAAATAGAAAAAGAAGGCAAAGATGTAACTATCCTTACATATGGAATAAGCCTCTTTAAGTCACTTGAAGCTGCCCAAACTTTGGCAGAAGAGGGAATTAATGCAGAGGTGATAGATTTGCGTTCACTTCGTCCATTGGATGATGAGACTATTATGGCTTCAATCGCTAAGACACACAGAGTCGTTATAGTAGATGAGGGTTGGAAGAGCGGAAGTTTATCTGCCGAGATTATGGCTCGCATTAACGAGCAGGCTTTTTATGAACTTGATGCTCCTATGGCTAGAGTATGTACGGCAGAGGTACCGCTTCCTTATGCCAAACATTTAGAGGATGCGGCGTTGCCACAGGCGGACAAAATAGTTGAAACTGTTAAAAAAATGGTAGGTGTATCATGA
- the pdhA gene encoding pyruvate dehydrogenase (acetyl-transferring) E1 component subunit alpha, with the protein MNLTIEKAKEFYSKMLLIRRFEEKCVELYSAQKIRGFLHLYIGEEAVAVGLADALSEDDAILATYREHGHALVRGISAKSVMAELYGKVDGCSRGRGGSMHLFDAKSRFYGGSAIVGGGLPLAVGMALADKMQNRKRVTVAIFGDGAVAEGEFHESLNLAALWELPILFVCENNQYAMGTALRYTESQTDIYKKAESYNIHAKQIDGMDVVKVAKAATRAVEDIKETSKPVFLECLTYRFRAHSMFDAELYREKAEVKEWKEKGPLVVFEERLKDAGLWSDLDLKAIEADIQNVIDEAVEFAENSELEPIEDLEKFVYSEVSNG; encoded by the coding sequence ATGAACCTAACTATAGAAAAAGCAAAAGAGTTTTACTCAAAAATGTTGCTGATCCGCCGTTTTGAAGAGAAGTGTGTAGAGCTTTACTCAGCACAAAAGATACGAGGTTTTTTACATCTTTATATTGGAGAAGAAGCGGTCGCTGTCGGCCTTGCAGATGCCCTTAGTGAAGATGATGCAATTCTGGCAACATACAGAGAACACGGTCATGCATTGGTGCGTGGAATAAGCGCTAAGAGTGTGATGGCTGAACTTTATGGAAAAGTGGATGGATGTTCACGTGGACGCGGTGGTTCTATGCACCTTTTTGATGCTAAAAGCAGATTTTACGGTGGGAGTGCCATAGTTGGTGGCGGTCTTCCTTTAGCTGTCGGAATGGCACTGGCTGATAAGATGCAAAATAGAAAAAGAGTTACCGTAGCTATCTTTGGTGACGGTGCAGTTGCAGAGGGTGAGTTCCATGAATCGCTTAACCTTGCCGCTTTATGGGAGTTGCCTATACTCTTTGTATGTGAGAATAACCAATATGCTATGGGGACTGCTTTGCGATATACGGAATCTCAAACAGATATCTATAAAAAAGCCGAGTCTTACAACATCCATGCAAAACAGATTGACGGGATGGATGTTGTAAAGGTCGCTAAAGCTGCTACGCGTGCGGTAGAAGATATAAAAGAGACTTCCAAACCTGTTTTTTTGGAGTGTTTAACCTACCGTTTTCGTGCCCATTCTATGTTTGATGCAGAACTTTACCGTGAGAAAGCGGAAGTAAAAGAGTGGAAAGAAAAAGGTCCTTTGGTTGTTTTTGAAGAAAGATTAAAAGATGCAGGATTATGGTCTGACCTTGATCTTAAAGCGATAGAGGCAGATATACAAAACGTTATAGATGAAGCTGTAGAGTTTGCAGAAAACTCAGAATTGGAACCGATAGAGGATTTAGAGAAGTTTGTATACTCGGAGGTGAGTAATGGCTGA